In one window of Macadamia integrifolia cultivar HAES 741 chromosome 2, SCU_Mint_v3, whole genome shotgun sequence DNA:
- the LOC122072121 gene encoding EG45-like domain containing protein, whose product MCNPHLSLPIQWKLLLLFFSLTQLLHFSHGDVGTASQYDPPYLPTACYGDDSSQFPDNNLFGAAGEGIWDNGASCGRQYLVSCLSASEKGTCVDGVTIQIKIVENASSAVSQASSSGTTIVLSATAFASIANSTASKINIEFQQV is encoded by the exons ATGTGTAATCCTCATCTATCCCTTCCAATTCAATGGAAACTCCTActactcttcttctccctcacacAGCTCCTCCATTTCTCTCATGGCGATGTGGGCACTGCTTCCCAATACGATCCCCCTTATCTAC CAACGGCTTGTTACGGTGACGATTCGAGTCAATTCCCAGACAACAATCTGTTTGGGGCAGCAGGGGAAGGGATTTGGGATAACGGAGCATCCTGTGGGAGACAATACTTGGTGAGTTGCTTGAGTGCTTCAGAGAAAGGAACCTGCGTGGATGGGGTAACTATTCAGATTAAGATCGTAGAGAATGCGAGTTCTGCGGTCAGCCAGGCCTCTAGTTCAGGCACCACCATCGTTCTCTCTGCCACAGCTTTTGCTTCCATAGCTAATTCTACTGCTTCCAAGATCAACATAGAATTCCA